A window from Hemicordylus capensis ecotype Gifberg chromosome 2, rHemCap1.1.pri, whole genome shotgun sequence encodes these proteins:
- the LOC128344056 gene encoding exendin-3-like: MKNTWWLCVFGVLIAALLPVSWQMVLKDSTNESRWQSYETESAHTFTSNVKRHSEGTFTSDFTRYLDKMKAKDFVHWLINTKRYSSTKRFVKEKPSIMSYPPGFF, from the exons ATGAAGAACACATGGTGGCTTTGTGTTTTTGGAGTTCTCATTGCAGCTTTACTCCCTGTTAGCTGGCAAATGGTTTTGAAAGATTCAACCAATGAATCTAG GTGGCAATCTTATGAAACAGAAAGTGCACATACCTTTACTTCCAATGTCAAGCgtcattctgaaggcacctttacCAGTGATTTTACCAGGTATTTGGACAAGATGAAGGCCAAGGATTTTGTGCACTGGCTCATCAATACCAAACGTTACAG CTCCACAAAGAGGTTTGTTAAAGAAAAGCCAAGCATTATGAGTTACCCACCTGGCTTCTTCTAG